The DNA region CGATATCGTAGTTACTTCGTATTCGGTTGTGATAAACGACTTGCACATGTTAAATATGAAAAAATGGGACTTGGTGGTATTGGATGAAGCACAAAATATTAAAAGTCCTACTAGTGCAAGAACAATTGCGTGCAAATCACTTAATAGAGAAAATGCCATTGCTGTTTCAGGAACACCTTTTGAAAATCATGTGACAGATGTTTGGTCAATCGTTGATTTTGTTAAACCGGGTTTACTAGGATCATTGGACCAGTTTAATGACGTAATATCTGATGATGTTGATGGGGGCCGAAAGTTAGAACCAATTCTTTCTTCTTTGATGATCCGCCGACTAGTGAAAGATGTGGCAAATGAATTGCCACCTCGAATAGATATTGACCAACCATTACAAATGTCCCCTAAAGAATGTGAAGAATACGCGCAATATTTAGATGAAATAAAGGGCTTATCTCAGACGAGCCAAATTTCTATTGGGATGTTTCAGAAATTACGTATGTATTGCACGCATCCGATTATAACAAGTAATGATATCGCTGACCCATATTCGAAATCCATCAAATATCAGCGTTTGTGTGAAATATTAGAAGGAATATTAGAAGCTAAAGAAAAGGCCATTGTTTTTACATCCTATAAGAAGATGTTTGAAATCTTTGAAGAAAATTTGCGATATCGGTACGGCGTAAAGACATGGGCTATAAATGGAGAAACCGACGTCAGCGAACGACAAAAAATTGTTGATGAATTTAATCAGTATTCATCATCTGCAGTTCTTATATTGAATCCGCGTGCTGCCGGTACTGGGCTGAATATAACGGGAGCAAATCACGTTATTCACTATAATCTTGAGTGGAATCCGGCTTTAGAGGACCAATCCTCCGCCCGAGCTTACCGTAAGGGGCAGTCAAAAACAGTTTTTGTCTATAGACTGTATTACAAGGACACCATAGAACAAGTTATACAACAAAGAATCTTACGAAAAAGGGACATCGCAAAAGAAGCCGTTGTTGGTGTTACAGGCGACACCTTGGACGAAGATGACCTTTTGAAAGCGTTAACCATGGTTCCAAAAATTTAAATGAGGTATGAATATGTCAAATTTAAATGAAGAAATTGAACTCTTACCGGATCCGGCTAGGATTGTGAATGGCCTACGTGATACGGGCTACAATTTCAACACAGCAATTGCAGATATTGTTGACAACTCCATTGCAGCAAGGGCCACCAAGATTTCTATAAACGTTTCGATGGATCCTTCTCAAAATGTCAGAGTCTATATTGCCGACAATGGTATAGGCATGGATATGGACGGCCTTAAAAACGCAATGAAATATGGATCCAAGGAAAGAGCAGAAAAGAATAGTCTTGGAAAATTTGGACTCGGTTTGAAAACGGCATCTACGGCGTTCTGCAAGCAGCTGTCCTTAATCTCAAGAGGCCCTAATGATGCTGAGGTCCGTAAGGTTCAATGGGATTTGGATTACATTAGTGATATTGGGTCGTGGAAGCTGAAGATAGTTCCTGTCGATGACGAGGAAGTAGAAATCCTAGACATGGTTGCGTCAGAAGCAACAGGAACACTTGTTGTTTGGAATAAGGTTGACAGGTTGCTAAAAAGTTATCAAAAACAATCTGCTGCCAAAAGGGCTTTAGAGAAGAAAATAGATGACCTCCGATTCCACTTGTCAATGGTGTTCCAGCGTTTTTTAGATGAAAGAGACTCGAGGGCTGCGAACACCTCTATTGAATTGAATGGAGTTTCCGTTGAGCCATGGGATCCGTTTTGCACAAAGGAACCCAATACTGAACTTCTGCAATCAGAAAACGTTCCTGTAGAGGTTGAATATGGAGAAAAAACGTCATTTAAGGTGACAGCATATGTAATTCCAAGAAAATCGGAGTTTAGCTCTAAAGAAGCTAGTGAGAAAGCGCGAGGAAATAACGATTATCAAGGTTTCTATGTATATAGAGAAAACAGGCTTATTCATTATGGAGATTGGCTTGGTTTTTTCACAAAGGAACCACATGGTTCCTTGTTACGTGTTGACTTTTCATTCACGCACGAACTAGATGAACTATTAAATGTTGACATAAAGAAGTCAAGAATAATGCTTATATCGGAATTGGCTGATTATTTGATTAAGTTCTTGGCTGCTCCTCGGCGGGAAGCGCAAAAGCGTTATAGAGATGGTGAAACAAAATCCATTCATCAGCCTGGCAAGGAGGCTCATAACTCATCTAATTCGTCTATTAACGCCAAAGCTCCTGAAGTCGAAAATTCGCGAATGACTCCTACGGGTAAACCCGATGAGGTTGTTGTCGATAATCAATATGGCTCGTTTAAAAAGAAGATTACGATTGGTGAAGCGGAAATTCCCTCACAAAATAGAGTTGTTCCTGTTCAATCCATAGAAGGAAATGCTTTGTGGGAACCTGCTTTGATTAATGGTGTACACGCTGTTCGAATAAATGAGAACCATGATTTTTATAAAAAAGTATATGGCCCTATTTTAGCAAAGGGAGTCGTTGTTGAGGGCCTTGATGATCTTTTGTGGGCGCTAGCTGAAGCGGAAAACTCTACTTGCAATCAAGCGACAATTGAAAATTATGAAGACATGCGTTTTACCGTATCTCGAATTCTGAAAAAATTGGTTGCAGATCTTCCTGATCCAGATGTGTCTGAGGAATAAATTCTATGAGTTCTGCCGATCTTCAAAAATATTTGCAAGAATATTTTTCTATGCCGTTCGATGTACGAAAGGAATTGCATGACGGCAATGAATGCTATTTTTCCTCGCCGTCCAATGAGGGAGATATGCTTTTTGAAGTTAATGCGTATATTCAGAATGAAATTAGGATTGTTTTAGAAATAAGACCGCAAATACATGCAAGGGCGATGCTTGAATCCATCTCAGGCGCCGATAACGAAAAAAAGACAAAGTTTATAAACTTCCTTAATTCTCTAAGATCCAAAAGGGTCTCTGTTGATTTACAGATAAACGGACGACCAATAAACGATGAAGAATTAAAAAGTTGTACATGGAATAATTTCTATTGCCGTCTGACACGAGTTCCCATTACAGATTCGAGTGAACCTTGGGATTTGTTTGATGTAATATCAGAATGGACTAAACAGGCTGTTTGTCTTTTCTTGTGTTTACTTCCCGTTTCTGATCAAGATGAGCAAACTGGCGAATTAGAGGGGTCGCAATATCAGGTCGTTTGTAATAAATACGAACGCAGTCCAATCAATCGTGAATTATGCCTTGCAAAGAATGGCTATACATGCAGAATCTGCGGTTTTGATTTTGAAAAAACGTATGGGAGTATCGGTCAAAGATTTATACATGTTCATCACATTGTTCCTGTATCAATGATTGGATCGAATTATCAAATTAATCCAGAAAAAGATTTGATTCCCGTGTGCCCTAATTGCCACGCAATGTTACACAGAAAAAAACCTCCTTTTTTACCGGATGAAATAATGAACATTCTAGAAAAAAGGAAATGAATAGATTATATCTGTTTTTTCCACAAAATCGCCTGCATCCTCCTCGACATGAAATCCGTCATGCGGAACTACGCAAACAACCCCGCTGCGCAAAGTGAACTCGCAGGGGTAATCGGCGATTAAATTCCTCATCAGTGTGTTGAGATTTTCTCTAGGTCCTTAATGTCGTGGCTGTGACCGTGCTTTGCATCGGAGAAGACATGGTTGTGCAAATGGGAATGCGTAACAACGTGTGTATGGGTTATGCCGCCATGCGTGTGCGTGAAAACATGCTGATGCATGTGCGAATGTGAGCGGACAAGCGTATCGTAAACCACAAAAATGGTACCGGCAATCATGACCAGGAACGCGACAATGTATTGCAGCGTGATTTTTTCGTTCAGGAGCACGACAGAAAACAGGACGCCGATAAAGGGCGCAAAGGCGTAAAAGGCGCTGGTCTTTGCGGCTCCCAGGTATTTTTGTGCGCGGATGTAGGTGAAAATGCTCAGGCCGTAAGCCACAAAGCCGAGCAACAGGGCTAGCGGGATGTATTTTGCGGCGAAGTTCATTTCGCCTGTGGTAAGCGAAACGACGGTGGAACCGATTCCGGAACAGAGGCCTTTTATGGTCACAATCTGGTATGTGCTTTTGTCCGAAATTTTGCGGGTGCAGTTGTTTTCTAGTCCCCAGCAGATGGTCGCGCCGAGAACGAAAATGGAACCGATCGAGAAATTGAATTCATCGGCATTTTCAAACGAGAGGATGAAACTGGATATCGTTATAAATAAAATGGCGATCCACAAACGTGTAGACACCTTTTCTCTAAAGATGAATAGCGCAATCAGCGTTGTCGCGACGATTTCAAAGTTTCCGAGCAACGATGCATTGCTAGATGTT from Fibrobacter succinogenes includes:
- a CDS encoding ATP-binding protein: MNMSNLNEEIELLPDPARIVNGLRDTGYNFNTAIADIVDNSIAARATKISINVSMDPSQNVRVYIADNGIGMDMDGLKNAMKYGSKERAEKNSLGKFGLGLKTASTAFCKQLSLISRGPNDAEVRKVQWDLDYISDIGSWKLKIVPVDDEEVEILDMVASEATGTLVVWNKVDRLLKSYQKQSAAKRALEKKIDDLRFHLSMVFQRFLDERDSRAANTSIELNGVSVEPWDPFCTKEPNTELLQSENVPVEVEYGEKTSFKVTAYVIPRKSEFSSKEASEKARGNNDYQGFYVYRENRLIHYGDWLGFFTKEPHGSLLRVDFSFTHELDELLNVDIKKSRIMLISELADYLIKFLAAPRREAQKRYRDGETKSIHQPGKEAHNSSNSSINAKAPEVENSRMTPTGKPDEVVVDNQYGSFKKKITIGEAEIPSQNRVVPVQSIEGNALWEPALINGVHAVRINENHDFYKKVYGPILAKGVVVEGLDDLLWALAEAENSTCNQATIENYEDMRFTVSRILKKLVADLPDPDVSEE
- a CDS encoding DEAD/DEAH box helicase; this encodes MTNTLCISSNGNIYYPLAKDLYPLLTKDKVKIQFKNIELSDPREAFPSLKYSSIGTTFKVSIKSKDKSICLNAYSQKKGISIPIVIHEGKIIDHFVFENKWFYISNDTSDIEDALRDANISSAGKISLAQYLKLKNFEMMRKESLFEDSVDTSLMQKYPIEDVDISALPLRATLYDYQKIGFLWIRSILGNVNGCILGDEMGLGKTLQIITYAVSMQQKRTCSILVVAPISLLANWEKECRKFAPCLNILIHHGSQRAGNFKDFNPYDIVVTSYSVVINDLHMLNMKKWDLVVLDEAQNIKSPTSARTIACKSLNRENAIAVSGTPFENHVTDVWSIVDFVKPGLLGSLDQFNDVISDDVDGGRKLEPILSSLMIRRLVKDVANELPPRIDIDQPLQMSPKECEEYAQYLDEIKGLSQTSQISIGMFQKLRMYCTHPIITSNDIADPYSKSIKYQRLCEILEGILEAKEKAIVFTSYKKMFEIFEENLRYRYGVKTWAINGETDVSERQKIVDEFNQYSSSAVLILNPRAAGTGLNITGANHVIHYNLEWNPALEDQSSARAYRKGQSKTVFVYRLYYKDTIEQVIQQRILRKRDIAKEAVVGVTGDTLDEDDLLKALTMVPKI
- a CDS encoding DMT family transporter — protein: MDKNVIAIGYAIAAAAFYALNVPCSKMLLAHISPVFMAGLLYIGAGIGIGILYLFHVRREPQSERLCKKDFPYTLGMVLLDIAAPILLMFGVKYGTSSNASLLGNFEIVATTLIALFIFREKVSTRLWIAILFITISSFILSFENADEFNFSIGSIFVLGATICWGLENNCTRKISDKSTYQIVTIKGLCSGIGSTVVSLTTGEMNFAAKYIPLALLLGFVAYGLSIFTYIRAQKYLGAAKTSAFYAFAPFIGVLFSVVLLNEKITLQYIVAFLVMIAGTIFVVYDTLVRSHSHMHQHVFTHTHGGITHTHVVTHSHLHNHVFSDAKHGHSHDIKDLEKISTH
- a CDS encoding HNH endonuclease, whose protein sequence is MSSADLQKYLQEYFSMPFDVRKELHDGNECYFSSPSNEGDMLFEVNAYIQNEIRIVLEIRPQIHARAMLESISGADNEKKTKFINFLNSLRSKRVSVDLQINGRPINDEELKSCTWNNFYCRLTRVPITDSSEPWDLFDVISEWTKQAVCLFLCLLPVSDQDEQTGELEGSQYQVVCNKYERSPINRELCLAKNGYTCRICGFDFEKTYGSIGQRFIHVHHIVPVSMIGSNYQINPEKDLIPVCPNCHAMLHRKKPPFLPDEIMNILEKRK